One Synechococcus sp. JA-2-3B'a(2-13) genomic window carries:
- a CDS encoding DUF502 domain-containing protein, with product MVSQWKQHLKNYFVAGLLVVIPLATTIWLTVEVATWSIGFLTSIPKQFNPIQGLHPILINLIDLAVGLLTPIVLILLIGFMARNIVGQWLLNLSEQLLHAIPVAGLVYKTLKQLVSVLFAPNNQRFRRVVLVEYPRPGAWALAFVTGTIQTPIRPDGPQRSLGLFVPTTPNPTTGWYAIVPEDQVVEVFMPVEDAFKMLISGGIVTPESFEAGLQRREGALAVTMPSLRELVEQERVAGSPRADSVGSEVGFETEGIP from the coding sequence ATGGTTTCACAATGGAAACAGCATCTGAAGAACTACTTCGTGGCGGGGTTGCTGGTGGTGATCCCTCTGGCAACTACCATTTGGCTGACGGTGGAGGTGGCCACCTGGAGCATTGGCTTTCTGACCAGCATTCCGAAGCAGTTCAATCCCATCCAGGGTTTGCACCCGATCTTGATCAACCTCATCGATCTGGCGGTGGGCCTGTTGACGCCGATTGTGCTCATCCTGTTGATTGGCTTCATGGCCCGCAACATTGTCGGCCAGTGGCTGCTCAATCTCAGCGAACAGTTGCTCCATGCGATTCCGGTGGCGGGGCTGGTGTACAAGACCTTGAAGCAATTGGTCAGTGTTTTGTTTGCCCCCAACAATCAGCGCTTTCGGCGGGTGGTGTTGGTGGAATATCCCCGACCAGGAGCTTGGGCGCTGGCCTTTGTGACGGGCACCATTCAAACTCCCATTCGGCCCGATGGGCCGCAGCGCTCCCTTGGCCTGTTTGTGCCCACCACCCCCAATCCAACGACGGGCTGGTACGCCATTGTGCCGGAAGACCAGGTGGTGGAAGTGTTCATGCCGGTGGAAGATGCTTTTAAGATGCTCATTTCCGGCGGCATTGTCACCCCTGAGAGTTTTGAAGCGGGGCTGCAGCGGCGAGAAGGAGCTTTGGCCGTGACCATGCCCAGTTTGCGGGAGCTGGTGGAGCAGGAGCGGGTGGCAGGATCCCCCAGGGCTGACTCGGTGGGCTCTGAGGTAGGTTTTGAGACTGAAGGGATCCCTTAA
- a CDS encoding TIGR03792 family protein, with protein MRGPIFNFAASAPMSTCPSPPGPIAIEHLCFRVPPGGQAAFLEQDERVWGSALRRHPGFLGKEVWLDQEDPELVHLILRWASRADWKAFPSEQVEALDRQMRPFYVRLEQAKEYQLWQPGPSAGTGKQD; from the coding sequence TTGAGAGGGCCCATCTTTAACTTTGCCGCCTCTGCTCCTATGTCGACCTGCCCCAGCCCGCCCGGCCCTATCGCCATCGAACATCTCTGCTTCCGGGTTCCTCCCGGTGGGCAAGCAGCCTTTCTTGAGCAAGACGAGCGGGTTTGGGGATCCGCCCTGCGCCGGCATCCGGGTTTTCTGGGCAAAGAAGTTTGGCTGGATCAAGAGGATCCCGAACTTGTCCACCTCATCCTCCGCTGGGCCAGCCGTGCTGACTGGAAGGCCTTTCCCTCCGAGCAAGTGGAGGCATTGGATCGGCAAATGCGGCCTTTTTATGTGCGCTTGGAACAGGCCAAAGAATACCAGCTCTGGCAGCCCGGCCCTTCTGCAGGGACAGGAAAGCAGGATTAA
- the aroA gene encoding 3-phosphoshikimate 1-carboxyvinyltransferase, with amino-acid sequence MLTHSSATDILTLSPAKGLRGQVSIPGDKSISHRALMLGSLAEGETTIQGLLLGEDPRSTAACFRALGADISELNSECVRIRGVGLGQLQEPADVLDAGNSGTTLRLMLGILAGQAGRFFAVTGDRSLRSRPMGRVVEPLRQMGASIWGRAGGTLAPLAVQGGSLKGIHYRSPVASAQVKSCLLLAGLLAEGTTQVTEPALSRDHSERMLRAFGANIQVDPETKTVAVVGGSRLVGQRVQVPGDISSAAFWLVAVSIVPESELLLRDVGLNPTRTGALRVLQEMGADIQIENLREMAGEPLGDLRVRSARLRGCTIAGDLIPTLIDEIPVLAVAAAFAEGITVIRDAAELRVKESDRLSAMAQELSRMGAQVAEYPDGLEIKGGIPLHGAEVDSHEDHRIAMSLMVAALGAQGSTLLRGADCARISYPDFIPTLQRLTASPLES; translated from the coding sequence GTGTTGACTCACTCTTCTGCTACTGATATCTTGACCCTCTCGCCGGCCAAGGGCCTGCGCGGCCAAGTGAGCATCCCCGGCGACAAATCCATTTCCCACCGCGCCCTGATGCTGGGATCCCTGGCCGAAGGAGAAACCACCATCCAAGGGCTGTTGCTGGGAGAGGATCCCCGCAGTACGGCAGCCTGCTTTCGGGCGCTGGGGGCAGATATTTCGGAGCTCAACAGCGAGTGTGTTCGCATTCGGGGAGTTGGCCTGGGCCAGCTGCAAGAACCGGCAGACGTGTTGGATGCCGGCAACTCCGGCACCACCCTGCGACTGATGCTGGGGATCCTGGCTGGCCAGGCCGGGCGCTTTTTTGCCGTCACCGGCGATCGCTCCCTGCGCTCGCGGCCCATGGGGCGGGTGGTAGAACCGCTGCGGCAGATGGGGGCCAGCATTTGGGGACGGGCCGGTGGGACGTTGGCACCTTTGGCCGTACAAGGGGGATCCCTCAAGGGCATTCACTACCGCTCCCCGGTGGCTTCAGCGCAGGTAAAATCCTGCCTCTTGCTGGCGGGTCTGCTGGCGGAAGGCACCACCCAAGTCACCGAGCCGGCTCTCTCTCGGGATCACTCGGAACGGATGTTGCGGGCCTTCGGGGCCAACATTCAGGTGGATCCGGAAACAAAAACCGTGGCCGTGGTGGGGGGATCCCGCCTGGTGGGCCAGAGAGTTCAGGTGCCGGGGGATATCAGCTCGGCAGCCTTTTGGCTGGTGGCCGTCTCCATTGTGCCCGAGAGCGAATTGCTGCTAAGGGATGTGGGCCTCAACCCCACCCGTACCGGTGCACTACGGGTGTTGCAGGAGATGGGGGCTGACATCCAAATTGAGAACCTCCGGGAAATGGCCGGTGAGCCCCTGGGAGATCTGCGGGTGCGTTCGGCCCGCTTGCGCGGCTGCACCATCGCCGGCGATCTCATCCCCACCTTGATCGACGAGATCCCAGTTTTGGCGGTGGCGGCTGCCTTTGCCGAAGGGATCACGGTGATTCGCGATGCCGCAGAGCTGCGGGTGAAAGAAAGCGACCGCCTGTCAGCCATGGCCCAAGAGTTGAGCCGCATGGGAGCCCAGGTCGCCGAATATCCCGATGGCCTGGAAATCAAAGGAGGGATCCCTCTTCACGGGGCCGAGGTCGACAGCCACGAGGATCACCGCATCGCCATGAGCCTGATGGTGGCAGCTCTAGGAGCGCAGGGATCCACCCTCCTCAGGGGAGCCGACTGTGCCCGCATCTCCTACCCCGACTTCATTCCCACCCTGCAACGATTGACTGCTTCCCCCCTGGAGTCTTGA
- the rsmH gene encoding 16S rRNA (cytosine(1402)-N(4))-methyltransferase RsmH codes for MLGKVYQHDSVLTEEVMAYLQPQGGGIFLDVTLGGGGHSLALLRGGAARVVGLDRDPAALQAAQARFAAEGIPGSRIQLWHLNFADFDLQQHGFRDEQGQGIPFDGIVADLGVSSPQLDCPERGFSFRGEGPLDMRMDPSAAQETAADWVNHRPVEELIEIFTRYGEERFARRIAHHIEQARPLATTTQLAQVVWQAVPPAARRGRIHPATRVFQALRIAVNRELEALETLLAQAPTWLKPGGRLAVISFHSLEDRLVKWAFRRDPRWQVLTPKPLSPSELERQRNPRARSAKLRVAARSSQM; via the coding sequence GTGCTTGGCAAGGTGTATCAACACGATTCCGTTTTGACCGAGGAGGTGATGGCCTACCTGCAACCCCAGGGGGGCGGTATTTTTTTGGATGTGACGTTGGGAGGGGGTGGGCACAGCTTGGCGCTGCTGCGGGGGGGAGCTGCCCGAGTGGTGGGGTTGGATCGGGATCCGGCGGCTCTACAGGCGGCGCAAGCGCGTTTTGCAGCAGAAGGGATCCCCGGCAGCCGCATCCAACTGTGGCACCTCAATTTTGCCGATTTCGATCTGCAGCAGCACGGCTTTCGGGATGAGCAGGGGCAGGGGATCCCCTTCGATGGCATCGTGGCCGACTTGGGGGTGAGTTCGCCGCAACTGGACTGCCCTGAGCGGGGATTTAGCTTTCGCGGAGAGGGGCCGCTGGATATGCGCATGGATCCCAGTGCCGCTCAGGAAACCGCTGCCGATTGGGTTAATCATCGCCCGGTCGAAGAGTTGATCGAGATTTTCACCCGTTACGGCGAAGAGCGATTTGCCCGCCGCATTGCCCATCACATCGAGCAGGCTCGTCCCCTCGCCACAACTACCCAGTTGGCCCAGGTGGTTTGGCAGGCGGTACCTCCGGCAGCTCGGCGAGGCCGCATCCACCCGGCCACTCGGGTCTTTCAGGCGTTGCGCATTGCCGTGAACCGAGAACTGGAGGCTTTAGAAACCTTGCTGGCCCAAGCCCCCACTTGGTTGAAACCCGGCGGCAGGTTGGCCGTGATCAGCTTCCATAGCCTTGAAGATCGCTTGGTGAAATGGGCCTTCCGCAGGGATCCCCGTTGGCAGGTGCTCACCCCCAAGCCCTTGTCCCCTTCCGAACTGGAACGGCAACGCAATCCACGGGCCCGCTCTGCCAAACTGCGAGTGGCTGCCCGCAGCAGTCAGATGTAG